From the Candidatus Amarolinea dominans genome, one window contains:
- a CDS encoding O-antigen ligase family protein yields MIKAYRSEAPLFYIGGLVLAMGLAGLMLVSPFAGLALVFAALMITLAWLRPFYLLVLLILGLPFHVFASRAMVGLFNVSQGAVELFAFWKEGVMALLIGVLLLRRLFGQDRFKVRLYPFDLGLACIALLMGAYILVGPLLNVGIYGFRNYLEPLVIFYLLRTVPVSPRQLRFLVLAMLAVLVVMALVGIYQVAFWNFNDLYNWGFREADGTIPNAFYTAEVERQPHLRAIGTVTSPNELGLMLVLAIALALVFALQSQRPLWQRAALLTISAVCGVAVLLTYSRSSLVGLLSMVAALAVLEIGLRNLAPALRYALRSPGTILALIALAALLVIGAERVGLAARITRGINLNDPSAVGHLASYEASIPFILDHPLGIGTGMAGPRALKFSDKIKIEHVESSWLQMMMEIGIPGALFTLTIYLMMVWTLRAERRRWGGAYDSSVLARALPGMSHPAVVAADNRGPTAPALDPFFAAVSIAGQATWLGAMVAFTFLPLMQELQLMGYLWIVAAIPLVAVRER; encoded by the coding sequence GTGATCAAAGCATACCGATCTGAAGCGCCGCTCTTTTACATTGGCGGGCTGGTGCTGGCGATGGGGCTGGCAGGGTTGATGCTGGTTTCGCCGTTCGCGGGGCTGGCGTTGGTGTTTGCCGCGCTGATGATTACGCTGGCCTGGCTGCGGCCGTTCTATCTGCTGGTGCTGCTGATCCTGGGCTTGCCGTTTCACGTCTTCGCCAGCCGCGCAATGGTCGGCTTGTTCAACGTGTCGCAGGGCGCCGTGGAACTGTTCGCCTTCTGGAAAGAAGGCGTGATGGCGCTGCTGATCGGCGTCCTGCTCCTGCGGCGCCTGTTCGGCCAGGATCGCTTCAAGGTCAGGCTCTATCCGTTCGATCTGGGCCTGGCGTGCATTGCGTTGCTGATGGGCGCGTATATCCTGGTCGGCCCGCTCTTGAACGTGGGCATCTATGGCTTCCGCAACTACCTGGAACCGCTGGTGATCTTCTATCTCCTGCGCACCGTGCCGGTCAGCCCGCGGCAGTTGCGCTTCCTGGTGCTGGCGATGCTCGCTGTCTTGGTCGTGATGGCGCTGGTAGGCATCTACCAGGTGGCCTTCTGGAATTTCAATGACCTTTACAACTGGGGCTTTCGCGAGGCCGACGGTACCATCCCAAATGCGTTCTATACCGCCGAGGTGGAACGCCAGCCACACTTGCGCGCCATTGGCACCGTGACCAGCCCCAACGAGCTGGGCTTGATGTTGGTGCTGGCCATTGCCCTCGCCCTGGTGTTCGCCCTGCAGTCGCAGCGCCCCCTGTGGCAGCGCGCCGCCTTGCTGACGATCAGCGCGGTCTGCGGCGTGGCGGTGCTCCTCACCTACTCGCGCAGTTCACTGGTGGGCCTGCTGAGCATGGTGGCCGCGCTGGCCGTGCTGGAAATCGGCCTGCGCAACCTGGCGCCGGCGCTGCGCTATGCCTTGCGCAGTCCTGGCACGATCCTTGCGCTCATCGCCCTCGCGGCGCTCCTGGTCATCGGCGCCGAACGGGTGGGTTTGGCGGCGCGCATCACCCGCGGCATCAACCTGAACGACCCCTCAGCCGTCGGCCACCTGGCCTCGTACGAGGCTTCGATCCCCTTCATCCTCGATCATCCCCTCGGCATCGGCACCGGCATGGCCGGCCCGCGCGCGCTCAAGTTTTCGGACAAGATCAAAATCGAGCACGTGGAAAGCTCATGGCTGCAGATGATGATGGAGATTGGCATTCCCGGCGCCTTGTTTACCCTGACCATCTATCTCATGATGGTCTGGACCCTGCGCGCCGAACGCCGGCGTTGGGGCGGCGCGTACGATTCGTCAGTCCTGGCGCGGGCGCTGCCTGGCATGAGCCATCCGGCTGTCGTTGCCGCGGACAACCGCGGCCCAACAGCGCCGGCGCTCGATCCCTTCTTCGCCGCGGTCAGCATCGCCGGCCAGGCCACCTGGCTGGGCGCGATGGTGGCCTTCACCTTCTTGCCCCTCATGCAGGAGCTGCAGTTGATGGGCTATTTGTGGATTGTGGCCGCCATCCCGCTGGTGGCGGTGCGCGAACGGTGA
- a CDS encoding class I SAM-dependent methyltransferase encodes MSDMFRLDAGRVQTGRLRRLGRLAGPLARYQRWNWAWRLEIALRYQPIADALADRPAGLRILDVGCGSKGGVTSYVPRPAFGVDVTFDRERLQDHPLLTAVVASGAALPFADDSLDVVLCLDTLEHLTPADRRAVVMEMARVVAANGLLIVGAPCGEAARAAEEEIALAFTRQTGRVHPKLGEHLEHAMWSAADLQALVEEAAAAHFDAFRLRVVPNVNIQAWLFLRRLFDLGRPLPGLTHVQRLALQPVYPWLASRLHQAPTYRKIVFCQPGR; translated from the coding sequence ATGAGCGACATGTTTCGTCTTGATGCCGGGCGTGTGCAGACCGGACGCCTGCGCCGCCTGGGCCGCTTGGCCGGGCCGCTGGCGCGCTACCAGCGCTGGAATTGGGCCTGGCGCCTGGAGATCGCCCTGCGCTACCAGCCGATCGCCGACGCGCTGGCTGACCGGCCGGCGGGGCTGCGCATCCTGGATGTCGGCTGCGGCAGCAAGGGCGGCGTCACGTCCTATGTACCTCGTCCGGCGTTCGGCGTGGATGTCACCTTCGACCGCGAACGCCTGCAAGACCACCCCCTGCTGACCGCGGTCGTGGCTTCGGGCGCGGCCCTGCCCTTTGCCGATGACAGCCTGGATGTCGTGCTTTGCCTGGATACGCTGGAACATCTGACGCCCGCTGACCGCCGCGCGGTGGTGATGGAGATGGCGCGCGTGGTGGCCGCGAACGGCCTGCTGATCGTGGGCGCGCCGTGCGGCGAAGCGGCGCGCGCGGCCGAGGAGGAAATTGCGCTGGCATTCACCCGCCAGACCGGCCGCGTTCATCCGAAGCTGGGCGAGCACCTGGAGCACGCCATGTGGTCCGCGGCCGACTTGCAGGCGCTGGTTGAAGAGGCCGCCGCCGCGCATTTCGACGCGTTTCGGCTGCGCGTCGTGCCCAATGTCAACATCCAGGCCTGGCTCTTCTTACGGCGGCTGTTCGACCTGGGACGGCCGCTGCCAGGACTGACCCATGTGCAGCGCCTCGCCTTGCAGCCAGTTTATCCCTGGCTGGCGTCGCGCCTGCATCAGGCGCCGACCTACCGGAAGATCGTTTTCTGCCAGCCTGGCCGCTGA
- a CDS encoding alkaline phosphatase family protein, translated as MSTTASSARRVVVIGLDGATFDLIQPWVAQGHLPTLARLLRTSAWAPLESVLHPFTAQAWTSMVTGANQGKHRIFDFWERDFSTYGFRLTNASFRALPALWTLLSQAGRRVIVLNVPMTYPPEKVNGVLVSGWDTPGMGAAFTYPLALKAELPALSGGQPYVIVPDDWKYSTAQRGDMVMAELLREIDVRFTVVTNLMAREPWDLTFFVVSALDGAAHFLWKYHDPSHPLYDPAVNAQMFTEDPLLQVYQRADQRLGEFLATLPPDVHVLVVSDHGEGALEDVEIHLNLWLAQQGLLTLRTRGSHRSPGGTLKWLAAKLVDRGKHALYGRVSFSTLSRLRHLWPDKLRVTLGEESFFPGVDWAHTLAYSEEVRGNIWINLKGRDPQGVVTPGAEYEALRSRIISELQDLRDPATGQRLVHRVWRREERFSGPFSERLPDLLVEAAYPDLFRPRGAYTGREPVRHLTVEEMSRRRITGCHRANGIFFAHGPAVQPDLPLAPASILDVAPTVLYLLGEPVPGWMDGRVLTEMLTPAALAAQPVETRPQAPPPVNPADSAGGAVQGYDEAEAQEVTDRLAGLGYL; from the coding sequence TTGTCAACAACTGCAAGCAGCGCCCGTCGGGTCGTCGTGATCGGACTCGACGGCGCCACCTTTGATCTGATTCAACCCTGGGTCGCGCAAGGCCATTTGCCCACGTTGGCCCGACTGCTGCGCACAAGCGCCTGGGCGCCGCTGGAATCGGTGCTGCACCCTTTCACCGCGCAGGCCTGGACTTCGATGGTCACCGGCGCCAACCAGGGTAAGCATCGCATCTTTGATTTTTGGGAGCGCGACTTCAGCACCTACGGCTTTCGCCTGACCAATGCCAGCTTCCGCGCCTTGCCCGCGCTGTGGACGCTGCTCAGCCAGGCGGGGCGCCGAGTCATCGTGCTCAACGTGCCCATGACCTATCCGCCGGAAAAGGTCAACGGCGTGCTGGTCTCCGGCTGGGATACGCCGGGCATGGGCGCGGCCTTCACCTACCCGTTGGCGCTCAAGGCCGAGTTGCCCGCGCTTTCCGGCGGGCAGCCCTACGTGATCGTGCCGGACGACTGGAAATACAGCACGGCTCAGCGCGGGGACATGGTCATGGCCGAGCTGCTGCGCGAGATTGACGTGCGCTTTACCGTTGTCACCAACCTGATGGCGCGTGAGCCGTGGGACTTGACCTTCTTCGTGGTCAGCGCGCTCGATGGCGCGGCCCATTTCCTGTGGAAATACCACGACCCCAGCCATCCGCTCTACGATCCGGCGGTCAACGCACAGATGTTCACTGAAGACCCGCTGCTGCAAGTTTACCAGCGCGCCGATCAACGCCTGGGCGAATTCCTGGCAACCCTGCCCCCCGATGTGCATGTGCTGGTCGTCTCCGACCACGGCGAGGGCGCGCTGGAGGATGTCGAGATTCATCTGAACCTGTGGCTGGCGCAGCAGGGCTTGCTGACGCTGCGCACGCGGGGCAGCCACCGTTCGCCGGGCGGCACGCTCAAATGGCTGGCCGCCAAGTTGGTGGATCGTGGCAAACACGCGCTGTACGGCCGCGTGTCGTTCAGCACCTTGTCCCGGCTGCGCCATCTGTGGCCGGACAAGCTGCGCGTCACGCTGGGCGAAGAGTCGTTTTTCCCTGGGGTGGACTGGGCGCACACGCTGGCCTATTCGGAAGAGGTGCGCGGCAATATCTGGATCAACCTCAAGGGGCGTGATCCGCAGGGCGTTGTCACGCCGGGCGCCGAGTATGAGGCTCTGCGCTCGCGCATCATCAGCGAGCTGCAAGACCTGCGCGATCCAGCCACGGGTCAGCGCCTGGTACACCGCGTCTGGCGCCGCGAGGAGCGCTTCAGCGGGCCGTTCAGCGAACGCCTGCCCGACCTGCTGGTGGAGGCCGCGTACCCTGACCTGTTCCGTCCCCGCGGCGCCTATACCGGCCGCGAACCGGTGCGTCATCTGACTGTGGAGGAGATGAGCCGCCGGCGCATCACCGGCTGTCACCGCGCCAACGGCATCTTTTTTGCCCACGGGCCGGCCGTGCAACCGGATCTGCCCCTGGCGCCGGCCAGCATCCTGGATGTAGCGCCCACCGTGCTCTACCTGCTGGGCGAGCCGGTGCCAGGCTGGATGGATGGCCGCGTGCTGACGGAGATGCTGACGCCGGCAGCGCTGGCTGCACAACCGGTCGAAACCAGGCCACAGGCGCCACCGCCGGTCAACCCCGCTGACAGCGCCGGCGGCGCAGTGCAAGGCTACGACGAAGCCGAAGCCCAGGAAGTGACCGACCGCCTGGCGGGATTGGGGTATCTGTGA
- a CDS encoding DUF2442 domain-containing protein: MSTSSDNGQVTPQATGVRIAGNLLRIGLNDGRELKVWVDQAPWLKWLSGATPDQQERWSIEPQGFAVYWEDLDDGVEISHLLEMASANNATIELSLPPGSRFDPFLVGPGEALSSAALESRAREAEYERHVSS, from the coding sequence ATGAGTACTTCAAGCGATAACGGTCAGGTGACTCCTCAGGCAACAGGTGTTCGTATTGCCGGCAATCTACTACGGATTGGCCTGAATGACGGGCGTGAGTTGAAGGTATGGGTAGACCAGGCGCCCTGGTTGAAATGGTTGTCTGGTGCCACTCCCGATCAACAAGAGCGCTGGTCAATTGAGCCGCAAGGATTCGCTGTTTATTGGGAAGACCTGGATGACGGCGTTGAGATAAGCCATTTACTGGAGATGGCATCCGCAAATAACGCAACCATCGAACTTTCATTGCCTCCTGGAAGCCGATTCGACCCGTTTCTTGTCGGGCCTGGCGAAGCGCTCTCATCAGCGGCGCTGGAGAGCCGGGCGCGTGAGGCTGAGTATGAGCGACATGTTTCGTCTTGA
- a CDS encoding glycosyltransferase family 2 protein produces MPDTSAIATVILNWNGRDTTLTCVQTLLDCGQSAASVIVVDNGSTDDSVAALRARFPSLTVLAAGENLGFARGNNLGVRHALSTLAPELIFLLNNDALINTDTLPRLHAALALDAQAGAAVPKIYFGDGRRLWYAGGHMDWGIGTGVHQHKGASDHGQADTAGVVDFAPGCALLLRREVIEPAGVFDERYFFMGEDVDLSLRLTRAGRPLRYVPGATVVHQVGASSSRQGQPFIWYHMTRNRLLTVSKHATPGQKLRFFSYWPLLWAFKAGQFALAGNPAIAQAIGRGVRDFQRGTFGRG; encoded by the coding sequence ATGCCTGACACGAGCGCGATCGCAACCGTCATTCTCAACTGGAATGGCCGTGACACCACGCTGACCTGCGTGCAAACCCTGCTCGACTGCGGCCAGTCGGCGGCCAGCGTGATCGTCGTGGACAACGGCTCGACCGATGACTCGGTGGCCGCGCTGCGGGCGCGCTTTCCCAGCCTGACCGTGTTGGCCGCTGGCGAAAACCTGGGCTTTGCCCGCGGCAACAACCTGGGCGTGCGTCATGCGCTGAGCACCCTGGCGCCGGAACTGATCTTCCTGCTCAACAACGACGCCCTCATCAACACCGATACGCTGCCGCGCCTGCACGCGGCCCTGGCCCTCGATGCGCAGGCCGGCGCGGCCGTGCCCAAGATCTACTTTGGCGATGGCCGGCGCCTGTGGTATGCCGGCGGTCACATGGATTGGGGGATCGGCACGGGCGTGCATCAGCACAAGGGCGCGTCCGACCACGGTCAGGCGGACACCGCGGGTGTGGTTGACTTTGCGCCGGGCTGTGCGCTGCTCCTGCGCCGCGAGGTCATCGAACCAGCGGGCGTGTTCGATGAGCGCTATTTCTTCATGGGCGAGGATGTGGACCTCAGCCTGCGCCTGACGCGGGCCGGGCGTCCGCTGCGCTACGTGCCCGGCGCGACCGTCGTACACCAGGTTGGCGCCAGTTCATCACGCCAGGGCCAGCCCTTCATCTGGTATCACATGACCCGCAACCGCCTGCTGACCGTCAGCAAACACGCGACGCCAGGGCAGAAACTGCGCTTTTTCAGCTATTGGCCGCTGCTGTGGGCTTTCAAGGCCGGCCAATTCGCCCTGGCTGGCAACCCCGCCATTGCCCAGGCCATCGGCCGCGGCGTGCGCGACTTCCAGCGCGGGACGTTCGGGCGGGGATGA